A window of the Drosophila simulans strain w501 chromosome 2L, Prin_Dsim_3.1, whole genome shotgun sequence genome harbors these coding sequences:
- the LOC27209081 gene encoding uncharacterized protein LOC27209081: MGCGSSMDTQTNPVVTEVSSAMQPRQNGASGNVVEQYVRLDEQISKLEGTCPGPRMATAEAWVEHIHGKHEAMLGLDGMGVPPLREREWETEEALPVPAYTMGGRQADPIVANTPTKDLAQLAYNLGVIGDARKASMHEDFFANLSESALYLLSIRYYGELLEHTKVRLKTLAESYAELNELYVKQDGIIAYISGGTYMTRLEESIDEQLETARDTRDKLGSALEQWRICGLLLRAAANSSTQALKQWRQLGRIIDPKQKLQWALDCRSLLHASTISLEAAQLALPHVELKYMSHRQVLAVKHCNTYLITDIANKARYEHTSRVFTSYESNMSKTCTWLYETFNSTLRPDYDKAEETVCGLAKTLRDHREEVFSTVRK; this comes from the exons ATGGGCTGTGGCTCCTCCATGGATACGCAGACGAATCCTGTCGTCACGGAGGTCAGCTCGGCAATGCAACCGCGCCAGAATGGCGCCTCTGGG AATGTGGTCGAGCAATATGTGCGCCTGGACGAGCAGATCAGCAAGCTGGAGGGCACATGTCCTGGTCCTCGAATGGCCACCGCCGAGGCCTGGGTGGAACACATCCACGGCAAGCACGAGGCGATGCTGGGACTCGATGGCATGGGAGTGCCTCCTTTGCGCGAGAGGGAATGGGAAACCGAGGAGGCCCTGCCCGTTCCAGCTTACACAATGGGGGGGCGGCAGGCCGACCCAATTGTGGCCAACACGCCCACCAAGGACCTGGCCCAG CTTGCCTACAACCTGGGCGTAATTGGCGATGCCCGCAAGGCTTCCATGCACGAGGATTTCTTTGCCAACCTGAGCGAGTCCGCCCTGTATTTGCTTAGCATTCGTTACTACGGCGAGCTGTTGGAGCACACTAAGGTGCGTCTAAAGACTCTGGCCGAGAGCTATGCAGAGCTGAACGAGCTGTACGTAAAACAAGATGGGATTATAGCGTATATAAGCGGGGGAACGTACATGACTCGGCTGGAGGAGAGCATTGATGAGCAGCTTGAGACGGCAAGAGATACAAGGGATAAGCTGGGCAGCGCACTGGAGCAGTGGCGCATCTGTGGATTACTACTTAGAGCAGCCGCGAATTCCTCGACGCAGGCATTAAAGCAATGGCGACAGCTTGGACGGATAAT AGATCCCAAGCAAAAGCTTCAGTGGGCGTTGGACTGTCGAAGTCTGTTACACGCCTCCACGATATCCCTAGAGGCGGCTCAGCTGGCTTTGCCGCACGTGGAACTCAAGTACATGAGTCATCGGCAAGTCCTAGCCGTCAAGCACTGTAACACCTACCTAATCACGGATATAGCCAACAAAGCGCG GTACGAGCACACCAGTCGGGTCTTCACCAGCTACGAGTCAAACATGTCCAAAACATGCACGTGGCTTTATGAAACCTTTAACAGCACGCTGCGCCCAGACTACGACAAGGCGGAGGAAACTGTATGCGGGCTGGCCAAGACGCTTCGGGATCATCGCGAAGAGGTCTTCAGCACGGTGCGCAAGTGA